One Littorina saxatilis isolate snail1 linkage group LG10, US_GU_Lsax_2.0, whole genome shotgun sequence DNA window includes the following coding sequences:
- the LOC138978136 gene encoding uncharacterized protein, with product MGGGFQGQSSGGNFGGSVNYPSYAKQPLPWMAQPQNPPPFSAGLGGAPQMNGQGPVGGIQVFPKQSSGSQTFGGGRQVSGPQPVGGIPVFPKQSFGSQTFGSGQQFSGQQPVGGIQVFPKQSFGSQSFGVGQGFSGNRFSGQQPVGGIPVMQQPFGSPGKPFFGAQPISSGMQMRPIMMNQHPVGMHSGMQMRPAMKPIMLGQPNVGVSSLGKAFIPVIQNNPQLSKMFNSGGYLQFNPLSGRQPVSMNDMGMMNPMNWGTGMGMGTGMVGGMGMGHGSGMMQGTGVMGNAGTGFMMPAPIMMGSPMQSQSGVGGGLSKVLLPVKFVTSGTSSTSSTTSTTTATTATGSTDSTAPTTTAAPAAPINIIINPFLPPTLPLPPTNAGNPTVTEIPLPRSGWSGSPTPSSVLNSVFQNRGAGSSAQGGNTFDFSQFSSSNSSGRNARRCTAQRGNQRVTMPLVQESGNALTARKCNALGQLINSFVFVYVESFEGQANGSCVIQVPEIQVTCNTGSGSNSK from the exons ATGGGAGGAGGCTTCCAGGGTCAGTCCTCGGGAGGAAACTTCGGGGGCTCTGTGAATTACCCCTCCTACGCTAAGCAACCCCTTCCCTGGATGGCACAGCCGCAAAACCCTCCTCCTTTCTCTGCTGGCTTAGGAGGCGCGCCTCAAATGAACGGCCAAGGGCCTGTTGGAGGAATCCAGGTTTTCCCCAAGCAGTCTTCCGGTTCTCAGACTTTCGGAGGGGGTAGGCAGGTGTCCGGTCCTCAACCAGTAGGCGGAATCCCCGTTTTCCCTAAGCAGTCCTTCGGATCTCAAACTTTCGGAAGTGGCCAGCAATTTTCTGGTCAACAGCCAGTGGGTGGAATCCAAGTCTTCCCCAAACAGTCTTTCGGTTCCCAGTCTTTCGGGGTAGGGCAAGGATTCTCGGGAAATCGTTTCTCCGGGCAACAGCCGGTGGGGGGAATCCCAGTGATGCAACAGCCGTTCGGTAGTCCCGGAAAGCCTTTCTTCGGCGCGCAACCAATCAGCAGCGGTATGCAAATGAGGCCCATCATGATGAACCAACACCCGGTCGGGATGCACTCTGGCATGCAAATGAGACCAGCAATGAAGCCAATCATGTTAGGGCAACCCAACGTGGGCGTGTCCAGTCTCGGTAAAGCGTTCATTCCCGTGATCCAGAATAACCCACAACTGTCAAAAATGTTTAACAGTGGAGGTTACCTGCAGTTCAACCCTCTCTCTGGGAGACAGCCGGTGTCCATGAACGACATGGGCATGATGAACCCGATGAACTGGGGCACGGGCATGGGCATGGGCACGGGTATGGTAGGCGGGATGGGCATGGGACATGGGTCAGGTATGATGCAGGGGACAGGTGTAATGGGAAACGCTGGGACAGGTTTTATGATGCCCGCACCAATCATGATGGGCTCACCAATGCAATCACAAAGCGGAGTCGGCGGTGGTCTCAGTAAG GTTCTACTGCCAGTCAAATTCGTCACTTCCGGTACCTCGTCAACATCTTCAACAACATCAACCACCACGGCGACCACAGCAACCGGAAGTACGGACTCCACCGCCCCCACCACCACCGCAGCCCCTGCAGCGcccatcaacatcatcatcaacccCTTCCTGCCCCCAACGCTCCCCCTCCCTCCTACCAATGCCGGCAACCCCACAGTGACAGAGATCCCCCTCCCGAGATCTGGTTGGTCCGGTTCCCCCACGCCGAGTAGTGTGCTAAACAGTGTTTTTCAGAACAGAGGTGCGGGTTCTTCTGCGCAGGGCGGCAACACTTTTGACTTCAGCCAGTTCTCTTCGTCCAATTCCAGTGGAAGGAACGCTAGAA GATGCACAGCCCAGCGTGGCAACCAGCGAGTGACCATGCCACTGGTACAAGAGAGCGGCAACGCCCTGACGGCCCGCAAGTGCAACGCTCTGGGTCAGCTCATCAACTCCTTCGTCTTCGTGTACGTGGAGAGCTTTGAAGGGCAGGCCAACGGATCCTGTGTCATTCAGGTGCCGGAGATCCAAGTCACGTGTAACACTGGATCTGGATCCAACAGTAAATAG
- the LOC138979152 gene encoding uncharacterized protein, with protein sequence METWNLHQWLTVLTAAVCVSGYTYGEEAESSGINCDSGEDYQPDPSECSTFWRCANGKPFRFTCPAGLHFNVHVSVCDWPENANCGGSSGGGGGGGDGYDYGSDTGYRSGGNYDDDDSSDDDSYPYQPATSAPQYYTEAPRATSAPVYRPISKSKRPIYRPIQSSGSDIRTGGGYSGGRAGGSGGSGGSGGGGKGRSSGSKTYGQGLQGQAHGGGRGSGGNGDYDSGRFDEVYDDYDDGGMILRVACRG encoded by the exons CGTACGGCGAGGAGGCGGAGAGTTCCGGTATCAACTGCGACAGCGGGGAAGACTACCAGCCCGACCCGTCAGAGTGCTCTACCTTCTGGAGGTGCGCCAACGGGAAACCCTTCAGATTCACCTGTCCCGCAG GTCTCCATTTCAACGTGCACGTCAGTGTGTGCGACTGGCCTGAGAATGCTAACTGTGGTGGAAGCAGCGGTGGTGGCGGCGGTGGTGGAGACGGCTACGACTACGGATCTGACACAGGCTACAGATCCGGCGGCaactacgacgacgacgacagtaGCGACGACGACTCGTACCCATACCAGCCAGCTACATCTGCACCTCAGTATTACACCGAAGCACCCAGAGCGACAAGTGCACCTGTGTACAG acCAATATCAAAATCAAAACGTCCCATCTACAGACCGATCCAAAGCAGCGGAAGTGACATCAGAACCGGCGGGGGCTACAGCGGGGGTAGAGCAGGGGGGAGTGGTGGAAGTGGCGGAAGTGGCGGCGGGGGCAAAGGTCGAAGTTCAGGAAGCAAGACCTACGGTCAAGGTCTACAAGGGCAAGCTcacggaggggggaggggaagtGGGGGAAATGGGGACTACGATAGCGGAAGATTCGACGAGGTCTATGACGACTACGACGATGGAGGAAT GATCTTACGGGTCGCCTGTCGGGGGTAA